In one window of Vanrija pseudolonga chromosome 5, complete sequence DNA:
- the SPCC1322.09 gene encoding Maintenance of telomere capping protein 1, with product MPPKGKKSKAEEALAFLDDLDNLEPAPNADASAPPTTGSARPSTESAAKPEAEGPPQAEADAEAASALAFLEAQINQKRAPLSVPAGAGSTPRTATPTTAAKAADPVASSSPPAASSGWGMSSFWSSASSALQSAQRVADEQYKKVRAEGVAGVTGSLEHLNVGGVDIAKLRKEAEERIGALAKGVGNVDLDKLRHDILTQANSTFTTFINTVAPPISAHETIELWLTHPLVGYDGVEGVVYRAWLRILEQTESGELVIVWSKPEKELPSERSLNPITGWEDAWKAAKEEVEAVQGREAKKQRKPEEDNGEQWQMESMLTIIADVPVTTVPVFLQFQPVLAPLPFAEPSLLIKDSEDKKSPPQHLYFIVSLRDPSHGLQFSTVTQPVPGDWLDVEYEKSDWVEERLVDVLKTGTEVIAQDYVSTRMGLKPSVAAQQTPVAEQPPAAATEPAAPAS from the exons ATGCCACCAAAGGGAAAGAAGTCaaaggccgaggaggctctcgccttcctcgacgatctcgacaacctcgagcCAGCCCCTAACGCGGACGCGTCGGCACCTCCCACAACTGGCTCGGCCCGCCCATCAACCGAGAGTGCAGCAAAGCCAGAAGCAGAGGGACCTCCTCAAGCAGAGGctgacgccgaggcagctTCAGCTTTGGCTTTCCTCGAGGCGCAGATCAACCAAAAGCGTGCACCGCTCAGCgtccccgccggcgcgggctcgacCCCGCGTACAGCGACGCCCACTACGGCAGCCAAAGCGGCCGATCCGGtagcctcgtcgtcgccccccgCTGCCTCTTCGGGCTGGGGCATGTCGTCGTTCTGGTCGTCGGCAAGCTCTGCTCTCCAATCGGCTCAGCGCGTAGCCGACGAGCAGTACAAGAAGGTCCGGGCGGAAGGCGTTGCTGGTGTCACTGGCTccctcgagcacctcaaCGTCGGTGGCGTCGACATTGCAAAGTTGAggaaggaggccgaggagcgcatcGGGGCCCTCGCCAAGGGTGTTGGCAACGTCGACCTGGACAAGCTCC GCCATGACATCTTGACGCAAGCCAACTCGACATTCACTACTTTCATCAACACGGTCGCGCCTCCTATCTCGGCCCACGAGACGATTGAGCTTTGGCTCACCCACCCGCTGGTGGGATACGATGGTGTCGAGGGCGTTGTTTACCGTGCTTGGCTCCGCATCTTGGAGCAGACAGAGTCGGGCGAGCTGGTCATTGTCTGGTCCAAGCCAGAAAAGGAGCTCCCGTCGGAGCGGAGTCTCAACCCCATCACCGGTTGGGAGGACGCATGGAAGGCAGCCAAGGAGGAAGTGGAAGCCGTTCAGGGTCGTGAGGCAAAGAAGCAGCGCAAGCCGGAAGAGGACAACGGTGAGCAATGGCAGATGGAATCTATGCTGACCATCATAGCCGATGTTCCCGTGACGACTGTACCCGTCTTCCTTCAGTTCCAGCCCGTTCTGGCTCCCCTCCCTTTCGCAGAGCCTAGCTTGCTCATCAAGGACTCGGAGGACAAGAAGTCACCACCTCAGCACCTGTACTTTATCGTGTCGCTCCGCGATCCCTCGCACGGCCTTCAGTTCAGCACGGTCACTCAGCCTGTCCCAGGCGactggctcgacgtcgagtatGAGAAGAGCGACtgggtcgaggagcgccttGTCGACGTTCTCAAGACCGGTACTGAGGTGATCGCTCAAGAC TATGTGTCTACTCGCATGGGCCTCAAGCCATCAGTGGCGGCACAACAGACTCCGGTGGCCGagcagccgccagccgcagcTACTGAGCCAGCTGCACCTGCTTCGTGA